From Streptomyces sp. NBC_00775, one genomic window encodes:
- a CDS encoding ABC transporter ATP-binding protein, whose product MRPDEPTWTPTSADAEQPRQVRRILKLFRPYRGRLAIVGLLVGAASLVSVATPFLLREILDVAIPQGRTGLLSLLALGMILSAVLTGVFGVLQTLISTTVGQRVMHDLRTAVYGRLQRMSLAFFTRTRTGEVQSRIANDIGGMQATVTSTATSLVSNLTSVVATIVAMIALDWRLTAVSLLLLPVFVWISRRVGNERKKITTQRQKQMAAMAATVTESLSVSGILLGRTMGRADSLTKSFAEESESLVDLEVRSNMAGRWRMSVIGIVMAAMPAVIYWTAGIAFQLEGSSISIGTLVAFVSLQQGLFRPAVSLLSTGVQIQTSLALFQRIFEYLDLPIDITEPERPVHLDQVKGEIRLEGVEFRYDDKSGPILDGIDITVPAGGSLAVVGPTGSGKSTLSYLVPRLYDVTGGRVTLDGVDVRDLDFDTLARAIGVVSQETYLFHASVAENLRFAKPDATDEELYAAARAAQIHEHIASLPDGYDTVVGERGHRFSGGEKQRLAIARTILRDPPVLILDEATSALDTRTEHAVQEAIDALSANRTTLTIAHRLSTIRGADQIVVLDSGHTVERGTHEELLEQEGRYAALVRRDAQLEPTR is encoded by the coding sequence TTGCGTCCCGACGAACCCACCTGGACCCCGACATCTGCCGACGCGGAACAGCCGCGGCAGGTGCGCCGCATCCTGAAACTCTTCCGCCCCTACCGGGGCCGCCTCGCGATCGTCGGCCTGCTGGTCGGCGCCGCGTCCCTCGTCTCCGTCGCCACGCCCTTCCTGCTGAGGGAGATCCTGGACGTCGCGATCCCCCAGGGCCGCACCGGCCTGCTGAGCCTGCTCGCGCTCGGCATGATCCTCAGTGCCGTCCTCACCGGCGTCTTCGGCGTGCTGCAGACCCTCATCTCCACCACCGTCGGCCAGCGCGTCATGCACGACCTGCGCACCGCCGTCTACGGCCGGCTCCAGCGCATGTCGCTCGCCTTCTTCACCAGAACCCGCACGGGTGAGGTCCAGTCGCGCATCGCCAACGACATCGGCGGGATGCAGGCGACCGTCACCTCCACCGCCACCTCGCTGGTCTCCAACCTGACCAGTGTGGTCGCCACCATCGTCGCGATGATCGCCCTGGACTGGCGCCTCACCGCCGTCTCGCTGCTCCTGCTGCCGGTGTTCGTGTGGATCAGCCGCCGCGTCGGCAACGAACGCAAGAAGATCACCACCCAGCGCCAGAAGCAGATGGCCGCGATGGCCGCCACGGTCACCGAGTCGCTCTCCGTCAGCGGCATCCTGCTCGGCCGCACGATGGGCCGCGCCGACTCGCTCACGAAGTCCTTCGCGGAGGAGTCCGAGAGTCTGGTCGACCTCGAAGTGAGGTCGAACATGGCGGGACGCTGGCGGATGTCCGTCATCGGCATCGTCATGGCCGCCATGCCCGCCGTCATCTACTGGACCGCGGGCATCGCCTTCCAGCTCGAGGGTTCCTCGATATCGATCGGCACGCTCGTCGCCTTCGTCTCGCTCCAGCAGGGCCTGTTCCGGCCGGCGGTCAGCCTGCTCTCGACGGGTGTCCAGATCCAGACCTCGCTCGCCCTCTTCCAGCGCATCTTCGAGTACCTCGACCTGCCCATCGACATCACCGAGCCCGAGCGCCCGGTCCACCTCGACCAGGTCAAGGGCGAGATCCGCCTCGAGGGCGTCGAGTTCCGCTACGACGACAAGAGCGGCCCGATCCTCGACGGCATCGACATCACCGTCCCCGCGGGCGGCAGCCTCGCCGTCGTCGGCCCGACCGGCTCCGGCAAGTCCACGCTCAGCTATCTGGTGCCGCGGCTGTACGACGTCACGGGCGGCCGCGTCACGCTTGACGGGGTCGACGTACGCGACCTGGACTTCGACACGCTCGCGCGCGCGATCGGCGTCGTCTCCCAGGAGACGTACCTCTTCCACGCCTCGGTCGCCGAGAACCTGCGGTTCGCCAAGCCGGACGCCACCGACGAGGAGCTGTACGCGGCGGCTCGGGCGGCCCAGATCCACGAGCACATCGCGTCCCTGCCCGACGGGTACGACACGGTCGTCGGCGAGCGCGGCCACCGCTTCTCCGGCGGTGAGAAGCAGCGCCTCGCCATCGCCCGTACGATCCTGCGCGACCCGCCGGTGCTCATCCTCGACGAGGCGACCAGCGCCCTGGACACCCGTACGGAGCACGCCGTCCAGGAGGCCATCGACGCCCTGTCGGCCAACCGCACCACGCTCACCATCGCGCACCGGCTGTCCACCATTCGGGGTGCCGACCAGATCGTGGTCCTCGACTCCGGTCACACCGTCGAACGCGGCACGCACGAGGAGCTGTTGGAGCAGGAAGGGCGCTACGCCGCCCTTGTCCGCCGGGACGCCCAACTGGAGCCGACAAGATGA
- the mltG gene encoding endolytic transglycosylase MltG, which produces MQMNTPPRSTIRLTRRGRVALITTGAVVAATAVAVPLLTMGGGEVAQPTSLVIPEGWRSGQVYEAVDKALRLPAGTTKKSLGKANLKLPNDAEGNPEGYLFPATYPLDKKATPESLLSYMVNTANLKFNGTPVAAGAQRNAMNVYQAVTIASIVQSEAATKADMGKVARVIFNRLERGMPLQMDSTINYALNRSTLNTSQSDTRINSPYNSYQRMGLPPTPIANPGEEAMRAAITPTPGDWLYFVTVKPGDTRFTASYEEHQRNVAEFNQIRSSASPAAPVTGTATASTASTAPTASTASTASVTAPR; this is translated from the coding sequence ATGCAGATGAACACTCCGCCACGGAGCACGATTCGACTGACGCGACGGGGCCGGGTCGCCCTCATCACGACCGGAGCCGTCGTGGCGGCCACCGCCGTGGCGGTGCCGCTGCTGACGATGGGAGGCGGCGAGGTCGCGCAGCCGACGTCCCTCGTCATCCCGGAGGGCTGGCGCTCCGGCCAGGTCTACGAGGCCGTCGACAAGGCCCTCCGGTTGCCCGCGGGCACCACCAAGAAGTCCCTCGGGAAGGCCAACCTGAAGCTGCCGAACGACGCCGAGGGCAACCCCGAGGGGTACCTCTTCCCGGCGACGTATCCGCTCGACAAGAAGGCGACTCCGGAGTCGCTGCTGTCGTACATGGTCAACACCGCGAACCTGAAGTTCAACGGGACCCCGGTCGCCGCCGGGGCGCAGCGCAACGCGATGAACGTCTATCAGGCGGTCACCATCGCGAGCATCGTCCAGTCCGAGGCGGCGACCAAGGCGGACATGGGCAAGGTGGCCCGGGTCATCTTCAACCGCCTGGAGCGGGGCATGCCGCTGCAGATGGACTCCACCATCAACTACGCGCTGAACCGCTCCACCCTGAACACCAGCCAGAGCGACACGAGGATCAACAGCCCCTACAACTCGTATCAGCGGATGGGTCTGCCGCCCACGCCGATCGCCAACCCCGGCGAAGAGGCGATGCGCGCCGCGATCACGCCGACCCCGGGCGACTGGCTGTACTTCGTGACGGTCAAGCCGGGCGACACCCGCTTCACGGCCAGCTACGAGGAACACCAGCGGAACGTCGCCGAGTTCAACCAGATCCGCAGCAGCGCGTCTCCCGCCGCCCCTGTCACCGGCACTGCCACCGCCTCCACAGCCTCCACCGCTCCCACTGCCTCGACTGCCTCCACCGCTTCCGTCACCGCCCCTCGCTGA
- a CDS encoding NAD(P)-binding domain-containing protein: MNNTGVRAREVDVVVIGAGQAGLSSAFHLRRGGFEPERDFVVLDHAPRPGGAWQFRWPSLTYGKVHGMHSLPGMELTDADPARPSSEVIAEYFDTYERTFDLRVRRPVEVKAVREGEGGRLLVETDDGTWSARALINATGTWDRPFWPRYPGQETFRGRQLHTAQYPGPEAFAGQRVVVVGGGASGTQHLMEIAPYAAGTTWVTRRPPVFREGPFTEEFGRAAVALVEERVRQGLPPKSVVSVTGLPLNDAIRQALADGVLDRQPMFDRIAPDGVEWNDGRHVDADVILWATGFRAAIDHLAPLRLREPGGGIRVEATRAVADPRIHLVGYGPSASTIGANRAGRAAVRDIRRLLAGVPTAA, translated from the coding sequence GTGAACAACACCGGGGTACGAGCGCGCGAAGTCGACGTCGTCGTCATAGGCGCTGGACAGGCCGGCCTGTCCAGCGCCTTTCACCTGCGGCGGGGCGGTTTCGAGCCCGAGCGGGACTTCGTGGTGCTCGACCACGCGCCGCGTCCCGGCGGCGCCTGGCAGTTCCGCTGGCCCTCGCTGACGTACGGCAAAGTGCACGGGATGCACTCCCTGCCCGGCATGGAACTGACGGACGCGGACCCGGCGCGCCCGTCCTCCGAGGTCATCGCGGAGTACTTCGACACCTACGAGCGCACCTTCGACCTGCGGGTGCGGCGGCCGGTCGAGGTGAAGGCCGTACGCGAGGGCGAGGGCGGGCGGCTGCTCGTCGAGACGGACGACGGTACGTGGTCGGCGCGGGCGCTGATCAACGCGACGGGCACCTGGGACAGGCCGTTCTGGCCGCGCTATCCGGGCCAGGAGACCTTCCGGGGGCGGCAGTTGCACACCGCGCAGTACCCCGGTCCCGAAGCTTTCGCCGGACAGCGGGTGGTCGTCGTGGGCGGCGGCGCGTCCGGCACCCAGCATCTGATGGAGATCGCCCCGTACGCCGCCGGGACCACGTGGGTGACGCGGCGTCCGCCCGTCTTCCGTGAGGGTCCCTTCACCGAGGAATTCGGCCGGGCCGCTGTCGCGCTCGTCGAGGAGCGGGTCCGTCAGGGGCTGCCGCCCAAGAGTGTCGTCTCGGTCACCGGGCTGCCCTTGAACGACGCGATCCGGCAGGCACTGGCCGACGGCGTGCTGGACCGGCAGCCGATGTTCGACCGGATCGCGCCCGACGGCGTCGAATGGAACGACGGCCGTCACGTGGACGCCGATGTCATCCTGTGGGCGACCGGCTTCCGGGCCGCCATCGACCATCTGGCACCTCTGCGGCTGCGCGAACCGGGCGGCGGCATCCGCGTCGAGGCGACGCGCGCGGTCGCCGATCCGCGCATCCATCTGGTCGGGTACGGCCCCTCGGCCAGCACCATCGGCGCCAACCGGGCCGGACGCGCGGCGGTACGGGACATCAGGCGGCTGCTGGCGGGGGTGCCGACCGCCGCGTGA
- a CDS encoding LLM class flavin-dependent oxidoreductase, with amino-acid sequence MTVHLHWFLPTGGDGRTLVDRHAYASNDIDRARPVSGVRAPDIEYLAQIAKAAEQLGFEAVLTPTGTWCEDAWLTTVALAQHTERLKFLVAFRPGVISPTLAAQMAATYQRITRGRLLLNVVTGGDSAEQRRFGDHLGHDQRYARTDEFLSVVRGVWSGQPYDFEGAHYQVEGGLTALPPDPLPEIFFGGSSAAAGPVAARHANVYLTWGEPPAQVKEKIDWIRSLADREGRTVRFGVRLHTISRDSSAEAWSTANRLLDDLDADTIAAAQSALGRSESVGQQRMLALHGGSRDRLEISPNLWAGVGLVRGGAGTALVGSHAEVADRIEDYHALGVEHFVLSGYPHLEEAYWFGEGVIPDLAARGLLPRAAAVGGGAPLLVASGR; translated from the coding sequence ATGACCGTCCATCTCCACTGGTTCCTGCCGACCGGCGGCGACGGCCGTACCCTCGTCGACCGGCACGCGTACGCCTCGAACGACATCGACCGCGCCCGGCCGGTCAGCGGGGTCCGCGCGCCCGACATCGAGTATCTGGCCCAGATCGCCAAGGCCGCCGAGCAGTTGGGCTTCGAGGCGGTGCTCACTCCGACCGGCACCTGGTGCGAGGACGCCTGGCTGACCACGGTGGCGCTGGCCCAGCACACCGAGCGGCTGAAGTTCCTGGTGGCGTTCCGGCCGGGCGTCATCTCGCCGACGCTCGCGGCACAGATGGCGGCGACGTACCAGCGCATCACGCGCGGCCGACTGCTCCTGAACGTCGTCACCGGCGGCGACTCGGCGGAACAGCGGCGCTTCGGCGACCATCTCGGACACGATCAGCGGTACGCGCGTACGGATGAGTTCCTGTCGGTCGTACGCGGGGTGTGGAGCGGGCAGCCGTACGACTTCGAAGGCGCCCATTACCAGGTCGAGGGCGGGCTGACGGCGCTGCCGCCCGATCCGCTGCCGGAGATCTTCTTCGGCGGTTCGTCGGCGGCCGCGGGGCCGGTCGCGGCCCGGCACGCGAACGTCTATCTGACGTGGGGCGAGCCTCCGGCCCAGGTCAAGGAGAAGATCGACTGGATTCGCTCGCTCGCCGACCGTGAGGGGCGCACGGTTCGCTTCGGTGTCCGGCTGCACACCATCTCCCGCGATTCGTCGGCCGAGGCCTGGTCGACGGCGAACCGGCTGCTCGACGACCTCGACGCCGACACGATCGCGGCCGCGCAGTCGGCGCTCGGACGCAGCGAGTCAGTGGGCCAGCAGCGCATGCTGGCGCTGCACGGCGGCTCCCGCGACCGGCTGGAGATCTCTCCGAACCTGTGGGCGGGTGTGGGGCTCGTGCGCGGTGGCGCGGGCACCGCCCTCGTGGGCAGCCATGCCGAGGTCGCCGACCGGATCGAGGACTACCACGCGCTGGGCGTCGAGCACTTCGTGCTCTCCGGGTATCCGCATCTGGAGGAGGCGTACTGGTTCGGGGAGGGAGTGATTCCGGATCTGGCGGCGCGGGGGCTGCTGCCCCGCGCGGCGGCCGTGGGAGGTGGCGCGCCCCTGCTCGTCGCGAGTGGCCGCTGA
- a CDS encoding ABC transporter substrate-binding protein: MRRRLAPAALLLPLALLLAACGGNSAADTAAGAGTDGKGSLTLNVGDQKGGSEAVLRAAGELKNLDYKIKWSTFTSGPPLLEAVNAKAVDIGGVGNTPPVFAAGANSKITVVAAWHGTSKGEAILVPKNSSLKKPEELKGKSVAVAQGSSAHYQLIASLKEAGLTLSDVKVKYLQPADALAAFTSGKVDAWAVWDPYTSQVLGAKQGRILTDGDGVVNGLNFQVAAPGALKDTKKAAAVKDYLERLRRAQDWVYDHPEAWAKVWAKDTGLPYEVALASVKRTNASRIAVAVDKPLIASEQAIADTFTGLKLIPGKVDFADFVDTRFNGSLPPSTTTPRVFKESS; encoded by the coding sequence ATGCGACGACGCCTCGCCCCCGCCGCCCTGCTCCTTCCCCTGGCCCTGCTGCTCGCCGCCTGCGGCGGGAACTCGGCGGCCGACACCGCCGCGGGTGCCGGGACCGACGGCAAGGGGTCCCTCACGCTCAACGTCGGTGACCAGAAGGGTGGTTCGGAGGCGGTGCTGCGGGCCGCCGGAGAGCTCAAGAACCTCGACTACAAGATCAAGTGGTCGACGTTCACGTCCGGCCCGCCACTCTTGGAGGCCGTCAACGCCAAGGCCGTCGACATCGGCGGCGTCGGCAACACCCCTCCCGTCTTCGCGGCCGGCGCCAACTCCAAGATCACCGTGGTGGCCGCCTGGCACGGCACGTCCAAGGGCGAGGCCATCCTCGTACCGAAGAACTCGTCGCTGAAGAAGCCCGAGGAGCTCAAGGGCAAGTCCGTCGCCGTGGCGCAGGGTTCGTCCGCGCACTATCAGCTGATCGCCTCGCTCAAGGAGGCCGGGCTCACGCTGAGCGACGTCAAGGTGAAGTATCTCCAGCCCGCCGACGCGCTGGCCGCGTTCACCAGCGGAAAGGTCGACGCGTGGGCGGTGTGGGACCCGTACACCTCGCAGGTGCTGGGGGCCAAGCAGGGCCGGATCCTGACGGACGGCGACGGCGTGGTCAACGGGCTCAACTTCCAGGTGGCGGCGCCGGGCGCGCTGAAGGACACGAAGAAGGCCGCGGCCGTCAAGGACTATCTGGAGCGGCTGCGGCGGGCCCAGGACTGGGTCTACGACCACCCGGAGGCGTGGGCCAAGGTGTGGGCGAAGGACACCGGGCTGCCGTACGAGGTGGCGCTGGCCTCGGTGAAGCGGACCAACGCCAGCCGTATCGCGGTCGCCGTCGACAAGCCGCTCATCGCCTCCGAGCAGGCGATCGCGGACACCTTCACCGGCCTGAAGCTCATCCCCGGCAAGGTCGACTTCGCCGACTTCGTGGACACCCGGTTCAACGGCAGTCTGCCGCCGTCCACGACCACGCCCCGCGTCTTCAAGGAATCCTCATGA
- a CDS encoding ABC transporter ATP-binding protein produces MATDVHGPVTTARKAPAAAVRVAGLTRSFDGRAVIDDLQLDVRPGEFVALLGRSGCGKSTLLRILAGLDRDIEGTVLVPRRKAVAFQAPRLMPWKKVWRNVLLGLPGKPGRAVAEQALTEVGLSHRSGAWPKTLSGGEAQRASLARALVREPDLLLLDEPFGALDALTRIKAQRLVGELWQRRGCAVLLVTHDVEEAVLLADRVLVMDDGVIAYETEVELDRPRDIAAPRFAALRAALLERLGVDTAAEAA; encoded by the coding sequence ATGGCGACCGACGTTCACGGGCCGGTGACCACCGCCCGGAAGGCCCCCGCCGCGGCCGTACGCGTGGCGGGGCTGACCCGCTCCTTCGACGGCCGCGCCGTCATCGACGACCTCCAACTTGACGTCAGGCCGGGCGAGTTCGTGGCCCTGCTCGGCCGCAGCGGCTGCGGCAAGTCCACGCTCCTGCGGATCCTCGCCGGGCTGGACCGAGACATCGAGGGCACCGTCCTCGTCCCGCGGCGCAAGGCCGTCGCGTTCCAGGCACCCCGGCTGATGCCGTGGAAGAAGGTGTGGCGCAACGTGCTGCTCGGTCTGCCCGGCAAGCCCGGACGTGCCGTCGCCGAACAGGCGTTGACCGAGGTCGGTCTCAGCCACCGCTCGGGCGCCTGGCCCAAGACGCTCTCCGGCGGTGAGGCCCAACGTGCCTCGCTGGCCCGCGCGTTGGTCCGCGAGCCCGATCTGCTGCTGCTCGACGAGCCGTTCGGCGCGCTGGACGCGCTGACCCGGATCAAGGCACAGCGACTCGTCGGCGAACTCTGGCAACGCCGGGGCTGCGCCGTCCTGTTGGTCACCCACGACGTCGAGGAGGCGGTACTGCTCGCCGACCGCGTCCTCGTGATGGACGACGGCGTCATCGCGTACGAGACGGAGGTCGAGCTGGACCGCCCGCGTGACATCGCCGCCCCCCGGTTCGCCGCACTGCGCGCCGCACTGCTGGAACGGCTCGGCGTCGACACCGCCGCCGAGGCCGCCTGA
- a CDS encoding ABC transporter permease gives MSISHAPPGSSEPDISDIFKDGEPSQASPDLEPIVPASTRRTRVPRWLRRTSGPVLLLALWQLLSATGVLASDVLASPGTIARVGSDLIADGALPNAMGVSLQRVAVGLLLGTVVGTGLALISGLFRIGEDLVDASVQMLRTVPFVGLIPLFIIWFGIGEAPKIAIITLGVSFPLYLNVYAGIRGVDSQLIEAGESLGLSRWGLVRHVVLPGALPGALTGLRYSLGIAWLALVFAEQINADAGIGFLMVQARDFLRTDVIVVCLIVYAFLGLLADFVVRTLERLLLQWRPTFTGR, from the coding sequence ATGAGCATCAGCCATGCCCCGCCCGGCTCGTCCGAGCCCGATATTTCCGATATATTCAAGGACGGCGAGCCCTCGCAGGCGTCGCCCGACCTCGAACCCATCGTCCCCGCCTCCACGCGCCGCACCCGGGTCCCCCGTTGGCTGCGCCGGACCTCCGGCCCCGTCCTGCTGCTCGCTCTGTGGCAACTCCTCAGCGCTACGGGAGTTTTGGCCTCCGATGTCCTTGCCTCGCCGGGCACCATCGCGAGGGTCGGCAGTGATCTGATCGCGGACGGGGCGCTGCCGAACGCGATGGGCGTCTCGTTGCAGCGCGTCGCGGTCGGCCTGCTGCTCGGCACCGTCGTCGGTACCGGACTCGCCCTGATATCAGGGCTGTTCCGCATCGGTGAGGACCTCGTGGACGCGAGCGTCCAGATGCTGCGAACCGTGCCGTTCGTCGGGCTGATCCCGCTGTTCATCATCTGGTTCGGCATCGGCGAGGCCCCGAAGATCGCGATCATCACGCTCGGCGTGTCCTTCCCGCTCTATCTGAATGTGTACGCCGGCATCCGCGGCGTCGATTCCCAGCTGATCGAGGCCGGGGAGTCGCTGGGACTCTCGCGATGGGGGCTCGTCCGGCATGTCGTGCTGCCGGGCGCGCTGCCCGGGGCGTTGACCGGGCTGCGCTACTCCCTCGGCATCGCCTGGCTCGCGCTCGTCTTCGCCGAGCAGATCAACGCTGACGCCGGGATCGGCTTCCTCATGGTCCAGGCGCGGGACTTCCTGCGGACCGACGTGATCGTCGTCTGCCTGATCGTCTACGCCTTCCTCGGCCTGCTCGCCGACTTCGTCGTCCGCACCCTCGAAAGGCTGCTGCTGCAATGGCGACCGACGTTCACGGGCCGGTGA
- a CDS encoding putative leader peptide, translating into MLRSAMLTTRGHIDLLRVASAACRRGC; encoded by the coding sequence ATGTTGCGTTCAGCCATGCTCACCACGCGCGGTCACATCGACCTGCTGCGGGTGGCCTCCGCCGCGTGTCGCCGCGGCTGCTGA
- a CDS encoding secondary thiamine-phosphate synthase enzyme YjbQ — MSDAFTTRVLNVATGSSETVVDLTRDCEAFLREAAAGRDGLLNVFVPHATAGIAIIETGAGSDDDLLAALHSLLPADDRWQHRHGSPGHGRDHVLPAVVPPHATLPVVGGRLELGTWQSVCLVDTNRDNFERKVRFTFLAGS, encoded by the coding sequence ATGTCCGATGCCTTCACCACCCGTGTCCTGAACGTCGCCACCGGTTCGTCGGAGACGGTCGTCGATCTCACCCGTGACTGTGAGGCCTTCCTCCGGGAGGCGGCGGCCGGCCGCGACGGCCTCCTGAACGTCTTCGTCCCGCACGCGACCGCCGGAATCGCGATCATCGAAACCGGCGCCGGCAGCGACGACGACCTCCTCGCCGCCCTCCACTCCCTGCTCCCCGCGGACGACCGCTGGCAACACCGCCACGGCAGCCCCGGCCACGGCCGCGACCACGTACTGCCGGCGGTCGTGCCGCCGCACGCGACGTTGCCGGTGGTGGGCGGGCGGCTGGAGTTGGGGACGTGGCAGTCGGTGTGCCTGGTGGACACGAACAGGGATAATTTTGAGCGAAAGGTTCGCTTTACCTTTCTTGCCGGCTCCTGA
- a CDS encoding DUF7919 family protein: MFYEDLSEYDYQDEDAFTDGESGFYTLWYRPAYTRLNIGWLEAGKPYSAGTVPTAFVEKLEAVQEVQWMNVCLGLHECDLCPEELAPAGNGEVRIPGEDGIAYAAPFLITHYITAHGYRPPQLFIDAVLAVDLDAWAAARWPDVPFPWVPNDAERMLE; this comes from the coding sequence GTGTTCTACGAAGATCTCAGCGAGTACGACTACCAGGACGAGGATGCCTTCACGGACGGGGAGTCGGGCTTCTACACGCTCTGGTACCGCCCGGCGTACACCCGCCTGAACATCGGGTGGCTGGAGGCCGGCAAACCGTACTCGGCAGGAACGGTCCCCACGGCGTTCGTGGAGAAGCTGGAGGCTGTTCAGGAGGTCCAGTGGATGAACGTCTGCCTGGGGCTGCACGAGTGTGACCTGTGTCCCGAGGAATTGGCTCCAGCGGGCAACGGGGAGGTGCGGATCCCGGGCGAGGACGGCATCGCCTACGCTGCTCCGTTCCTCATCACGCACTACATCACCGCCCACGGCTACCGACCGCCTCAACTCTTCATCGATGCCGTCCTCGCTGTCGATCTCGACGCGTGGGCCGCTGCACGGTGGCCCGACGTGCCCTTTCCCTGGGTCCCGAATGACGCGGAACGCATGCTGGAGTAG
- a CDS encoding winged helix-turn-helix transcriptional regulator — translation MVRSVPERDAACAIAQAAAVVGDWWSLLLVRETARGHHRFDALQEELGISRKVLTERLAHLVEAEVLEKVPYQSGPVRYEYRLTESGRGLLPVLLSMQDWADRWLLGDGSLSGTADEESAEARRVAGLVGEWLPRLELPGHRDGEPLDPVAEAATTVLFCYPATGRPGPLPDGWADIPGAIGCTLENRLFRDAYDDFRAAGAEVRGVSTQRPDEQRVFAVEEGIPFTLLSDVDLRLAAALRLPVFRAGQALRLKRAVLVVDRERVVRLARFPVTDIPGAVREALTVVRRMAEGR, via the coding sequence ATGGTCAGGTCGGTGCCCGAGCGGGACGCCGCCTGTGCGATCGCGCAGGCGGCGGCGGTGGTCGGCGACTGGTGGAGCCTGCTCCTGGTGCGGGAGACCGCACGCGGGCACCACCGGTTCGACGCGCTCCAGGAGGAGTTGGGGATCTCCCGCAAGGTGCTGACCGAGCGCCTTGCGCACCTGGTGGAGGCGGAGGTCCTGGAGAAGGTTCCGTATCAGAGCGGCCCGGTGCGGTACGAGTACCGACTGACGGAGAGCGGACGGGGGCTGCTGCCCGTGCTGCTCTCGATGCAGGACTGGGCGGACCGCTGGCTGCTCGGCGACGGCTCACTGAGCGGCACGGCCGACGAGGAGAGTGCCGAGGCGCGGCGGGTGGCGGGCCTGGTGGGCGAGTGGCTGCCGCGCCTCGAACTGCCGGGGCACCGGGACGGTGAGCCGCTGGACCCGGTGGCCGAGGCCGCGACCACCGTCCTGTTCTGCTACCCGGCGACCGGTCGCCCCGGCCCGTTGCCGGACGGCTGGGCCGACATCCCGGGTGCCATCGGCTGCACGCTGGAAAACCGGCTGTTCCGGGACGCGTACGACGACTTCCGCGCGGCGGGCGCCGAGGTACGCGGCGTGAGCACTCAACGCCCCGACGAGCAGCGGGTGTTCGCGGTCGAGGAGGGCATCCCCTTCACCCTGCTCTCAGACGTCGACTTGCGCCTCGCCGCCGCTCTGCGGCTACCAGTATTCCGCGCCGGGCAGGCACTGCGGCTGAAGCGGGCGGTGCTGGTGGTGGACCGCGAACGCGTGGTGCGCCTGGCGCGCTTCCCGGTGACGGACATCCCGGGGGCAGTGCGCGAGGCGCTGACGGTGGTACGGCGGATGGCGGAGGGGCGCTGA